The following nucleotide sequence is from Novosphingobium sp. KA1.
CTGCTGGGCTTTCCCCGTCACCTGTCGCAGCATGTCGGCGGTTTCGTGCTCACTGAAGGGCGGCTCGACGAACTGGTGCCGATCCACAATGCCGCCATGCCGGACCGCACCTTCATCGAGTGGGACAAGGACGATATCGACGCGCTTGGTTTGATGAAGGTCGACGTGCTCGCGCTCGGCATGCTGACCTGCATCCGCAAGAGCTTCGATCTGATGCGGCAGCATGGCCTCGGCGATCTGGCCCTCGCCACGGTTCCGCTTGAAGACGCCCAAACCTACCGGATGCTGCAACGCGCGGACAGCATCGGCACCTTTCAGGTCGAAAGCCGCGCACAGATGGCCATGCTGCCGCGCATGCAGCCGAAAGAGCTCTACGATCTGGTGATCCAGGTGGCGATCGTGCGACCGGGGCCGATCCAGGGCGGGATGGTCCATCCCTACCTGCGCCGCCGCAACGGGGAGGAGAAAGTCATCTTCCCTCGCCCCGCACCGCCGCACGATCCCGATGAACTGCGCGAGGTGCTGGGCAAGACGCTGGGCGTCCCGCTGTTTCAGGAGCAGGCGATGAAACTGGCCATCGTTGCCGCCGGGTTCACCCCGGCGCAGGCCGATGGCCTGCGCCGGGCCATGGCAACCTTCCGCAATCGCGGCACGGTCGATCATTATCGCGACCTGTTGGTCGGCGGCATGACAAGGCGCGGCTATACGCAGGACTTCGCCGAACGCTGCTTCGAGCAGATCCGCGGCTTCGGCGAATATGGCTTTCCCGAAAGCCATGCGCAGGCCTTTGCCTGGCTGGCTTATGTCTCCTCATGGCTCAAGTGCCATCACCCAGCGGTGTTCGCCGCTGCCCTGCTCAACAGCCAGCCCATGGGTTTCTACGCCCCGGCGCAACTCGTGCGCGATGCCCGCGATCACGGGGTCGAGGTGCGCTCCATCGATGTCAACGCCAGCGAATGGGACTGCACGCTCGAACGCAGTGAGGGCCAAGATGGAAAGCTGTCGCTGCGCCTCGGCTTTTCCCGCCTCGACGGATTTCGTCCACAGTGGGCGGAGGCGATCGTGGCGGCGCGGCAATCCTGCCGCTTCGTCTCGATGGAAGATCTGGCGGCCCGCGGCGATCTTCCTCCAGCCGCCCTGCGCAAACTGGCAGACGCGGATGCCTTGGGTTCGCTCGGCCTCACCCGGCGCGAGGCCTTGTGGGACGCGCGGCGCACGCCGCCTGCACAGCTTCCGCTCTTCGCCGCCACACAGGCGCCTGAACTGGGCAAAGAGCCGGATGCGGACCTGCCCGCTATGACCCATGCCGAGGAGATCGTGGCCGATTATCAGACCACCCGGCTCTCCTTGAAGGGCCATCCGATGCAATTCCTGCGCGAAGCACTTGACCGCGAAGGCGTGACACGCTGCGCGGAGGCGAACCGCGCCAAAGACGGTCGCAAGCTGCGCGTGGCGGGCGTGGTGCTGATCCGCCAGCGCCCCGGCAAGGGCAATGCGGTGTTCATCACCATCGAGGACGAGACCGCTATCGTCAACGCGCTGCTGTGGTCGCGCGAGATGGAAAAGCAGCGCCGCGCCGTGATGGCGGCAAGGCTGATGGTGATCGAGGGGGAAATCCAGCACAGCAAGGAAGGCGTTGTCCACCTCATGGCCAGCCGGATCGTCGACCGCAGCGCAATGCTGCACGCCCTCGACGATCACACGCACGCTATGGCAATCACGGCTTCTGCCGGCGACGAAATCCATCGCCCGCAAGCCCCTCGCGAACTTCGCAAGCACCCGCGCGATGTCCGCATCCTCCCAAAGTCGCGGGATTTCCATTGAGGCCGGGCAAAGGCCGCATGGTAGTGAATAGCAGTTACAGGAGCCTGGCTCCTCGCGCCGGCAAGGAGCCAGGTAATCTCAGATTTCGGTGCCCTCTGCCAACGTCAGGGCATCCTCCACATCCACTCCGAGGTATCTGACCGTGCTTTCGATCTTCGTGTGCCCCAGCAAGATTTGGACCGCACGGAGATTTCCAGTCGCCTTGCAGATGATCGATGCCTTGGTTCGGCGCAGAGAATGGATGCCAGAATCCTCGCAGGGCAAACCGATGGCCAAATCAAAGAGGGCACGGTCCCGGATCCGCCCATGCTGGTCGAGAAAGAAACGGATCGTCCATATCTGACGGGGCTTTGGCGCTCGCGAGCAGCGGGATCAAATTCTGATAATCCCATGACACTTCTCCTGTGGCCCTGACGGCCATAGATAGAACGCTTCAGACAAGGTCGACCCGTTCCAACCGGCGTTATCCGAGGTCACGTAAGAAGCCCCCCATCCGTCTGAACACCGCTTGACGGTTGGTCCGAAGGAAGATCAACCCAAGGCGGCAGTGGATCGGTTGGAGGCCGGCGACTCACGCCGCGGACCTCCAACCAACCAGGTCAGAACTGGGCTTCCTCGACTTTCGGCTTGCGCTTATCGATCTCGAACTGCAGCCGCTCATCAAGCGCCGTTTGGCGCGCCTCATCCTCGTCCTCAAGACGGATGAACTTGCGCTCCAGGTCGACCTCCATGTTCGCCTGCTCCGTCAGCGGGTGGCACTCGGAGTTGTTCGCCGTGCACCACTTGAGGGATGAGCCTTCATCGATGCTGGCGGTATCCCCATACTTCCGAAGGATCTGGGCACGAAACGCGTCTTGCGTCATATCCATGCTGTTCATCTGATATTCGATGCGATGAACTCTCGGCCCCTCCGGGAGCGCGAGGAACTCAACGGAGAGCTCTTGCTGATTCTTGCCACTGGCATTGATGTAGAGGGGAACGTTGATCCGGGTGAGGTTCGGTCCCATCGAAACCATCCTCCTGACCTCGGTATCGAAGCTGTTCTGCTCGCCAACGTTCTTGATCGTGTAGCCGGCGGCCGCGATCGCCTTCTTGGCCTGGTCCGGCGTCATGCCCAGCCGGACTCCCGCAATGTCAAAATTACGAGGGTCAGACACATCGGCGGGATCGAGGGGGCCATTTGCCGTCTCGAACACCAATGGCGCGGACATCGACGCGACGTCTTTCCTGAGGCGGCTTTGAACTGATGCCTCGCCAAAGGCGCCGATGATCGCGCCGAGGGCATTTGCGGCATCGGACGCGGATTGCGCGAGTGCGGACTGCGACGGTGCAACCATGGCAAGCGCAGTGGTCGCGACCACGGACTTCATCCGTATGCCCATCATCAGCGCCCCATCTCTCGAGCAACGCCGTTCATGGTAGCGCCTTGCTCGCTGCCATATGTCTCGCTGTACGGACCGGGACGGACAGGTGCCGGATCATGATACGGCATCACGCCGAAGTCGCCGTTGTCTCGCATGCGCGCCGCGCGGGTAACGCCTTGCTTGGTCGTTGCGTAGATCTGGATCGGGGGCAGTGCTTGATCGCCGATCGCAAAGCCTTCGACGACGGCGACCTGAGGACCGCAAGCCTGGCCTTCGATCGGCTTGCCATCGACCAGGCGCAGACGTGCAGAGACAGTCGTTGATTTGCCAGTCAGCTTGTCGCTCCTGTTCGCGTGGAACACAAAGCGATTGGGGCCGTCGGCTTCCCAACCGAAGTCTTGTCCCCCGTTGGCCATGAGCGTCGTGAAATCGCCGACACGGGCATATCCGTTCAGCACGAGGCCACCGGTGGGAAAGGCAGAGAGAACGCAGCTGTCGAGGAAGCCGTCATCAGGCTCGTTGGCAGCGTACTGCGCGCCGTCTACCGGCTGCTCATCTGGCACCTGAGGGCTATCCACGCTGGCCGTGGTATCGACCGCCTCGGACGCCGCTTCGCTGGTTGCCGATGCTTCAGGTGCCGGCTTCCCGCCACTGCAGGCCGAAAGCAGAATGATGGCCGCAGCAGTCGCCGCTGCGCCCGAAATCGACTTCATGGAACCCCCTATTGAAAAGTCTCAGGCCCATGTCTGACATGCCCCAGAGGGCCACGACCTATTCAGTGCGATTGTAAAAATAGCGTTACAATGCAGTGGGTTCTTTTGGCGGCAGGTACTCTGCATCGCCGCTCATGGCAGCATTTCGTGAGGTCCGGACGACGGGGCGGCGCTGATCTTCACCGACATCTCCAAGGCGCTCGAGCTCGAAGGGCCGCACGCTCTTCGACGAGCGCGAACGCAAGCTGTTCGGTCTTTCCGATAGCGACGACCTGCATATCGACCGGCTCCTGGTGCTTGTCCATGAACAGGACCGCGAGCGCATGACACGGGCTGGACCGCCTCATCCAGATAAACGATCACCCGGCCGCCCATCGGCAGCATCCTGTGAATGGTCGAGGGAAAGTGGGCGGATGCCGCGAAATTCGCGTTTCACGAATTTCCAGACTGCTTCTTAGCCGATCAGGAATGCCGCACGGTAGCGGAACCCGTCGGGGCGAAAGTCGAGTTCCGGCGGTTCGGCGCCGGAAGGGAGCAGGTTGCGCAGCAGCATCGTGCCGACGCCGGCGGGGCCGACGGGCGTGTCGGTGGGTCGGCAACCGGTCTCCAGCCACTCGAACAACAGCCTCGACGCGCCGCCTGCGGTGTCCGGCGACCATGTCAGCGTCACCTGCCCCTCGCGGCCGAGGGCGCCGTGAAGCACGGCATTGGTCGCCAGTTCGTTGAGGATCAGGGCCAGCGAACCGGTCATCTGGGCAGGAATGAAAACATCCGGCCCGTCGAGCGCGATGCGGGAAATCTCGTCTCGTGCCGAAGAGCGGGCGATCACCTTCTCCGCCAGTTGCCCCAGCGCCACCGGCTCCCAGTCCTGGCTCGCAAGGATTTCGTGCGCGGCCGCCATCGCGTGCAACCGCCCGACAAAGGCCGTGCTCGCCTTGCCGGCCCCCGGCAGCGACCGGAATGTCTGCCGGGCAATGCCCTGGATCACGGCCAGGTTGTTCTTGACCCGGTGGTTCAGCTCTTCGATCAGCTCCCGCTGACGTTCGCGCGCCCTGGCTTGCAGGGAAACGTCATGCCCCTGCACGAAGACGCCCGACGAGGTGCCGTCCGGGGCGAGAATGGGCTGGCAGATGACGTCCACGCGGCGCTGCGCGTCCGCGGCCTGCGGATCGGCGTGAAGATCGAAGGGAATGTTCTCGCCGATGTAGGGAAGCCGGGTGCGCAGGACCTCGTCGATCTGCCCCGCGAACGGCGTCGCCGCGTCAGCGGGCAGGACGTCCGACAATCGCTGGCCGACCGGATTGGCGATGCCGAACATTTCGCGAAAGGCCTGGTTCGCGACGATGAAACGATGGTCCCGCCCGTCGAGGATGGCAATGAAACCGGGTGCCTGGTCGAAGACTTCCTTGAGCCACTCCGCCTCGCGGGCAAGATCGAAGTACCTCGCCTGCACCGCCTTGGCGCGGCCGACCAGACCGGCCTCGTCACGCAGCTTGCGCAGGCCATGTAACTCGGTCACGTCGACGGTGTGCTGGAGGATGAATTCCACATCGCCGTCGCTGCCGAGCTGCGGGGTATGGGTCGCGCTCCAGTAGCGCTGTTCCATCACGCCGTCCGGCCGCGCGATGTCGTAGCGGATATGGGCAATTTCATCGAGGCTGCCGGTGTGCAGGACCCGGTCCAGCGACGAGCGCAGCAACTTGTAGCTGTCGGAGGATTCCTCGCTCGGGAAGGCATCGAACAGATAGCGGCCGACCAGATCGGTCCGCTCCCGCATCGTCGCGCGCAGGTAGGCATCATTCATCCAGGCGATCGTCAGATCGCGGTCCACCACGATGTAGGGATTCGGTGAACGGGACAGGAGCGTTTCGAAATCCATGAAGCTATAATTCCGCCAAACGCATCGAGTTCAAGCCGGAGACCCGGTTTCTTTCGCGGGCAAAGACCAGCCGCGCCACCAGCCGTTCACCGCGGTGCAACGCGGCGACTGCGGGAAGTGCCCCCGCGAAAGCTCGCCCGCAGAGATACCGGCACCATCGCTAGGCCTTACTGTTTCGATTGCAAGAGCAAACGTTTGGCAAGGCATCAACGATCGAAACCCATCATCCTGACGCGGTCCGTTGCCGGTGAGCCGCCGTCGGCACGGGGCAATGACACGCAGCCGCTCCCCCTGTCCATACCGATAGCAGGTCTGCCCCGCCATTCCACGCCGTGGACACATTGTCATGTCGGTGCCGCATCCGGCCGCCCGGCGATGTCCAGCGCGATCGCAGCGGCATGGTTAGCCTAGACGCCCGCCCGCCAAACCGATATGTGGGATGCAATATTATAATTTGGATCAAGGCGATCCAACGCCCGGAGGATGTACGAAATGGCGGCACCGATCCGCACGTTTGCGCCCCTGCTCGGCCTTGTGGCCATCCAGCCGATCCTCCCGCAAGCCGCAAGCGCACAGCCCGCCCTCGCGCGCGTTGCCGATGAGCGCAGCCCGGCGGAACGGCTGGATCGCGGCGCGGTCGCCGTTCCGGCCCAGACCTCCGGCATCCTCGTGGACTGGCGGCTGCTTGCCAGCGATCCGAAAGATGCGCGTTTCCGCGTGCTGCGCGACGGCAAGCCGGTCCATGTCACCCGCCCCGGCGCGGCGACGGCGTTCGTGGATGTGAAGGGCACACCGCAAAGCACTTATGCGGTGGAACGCATCGGCGATCGTGCCGGTCCGCAGCCTGCGATGTCGTGGACCAGCGGTTACCTCTCGATCCCGCTGGTTCCGCCCGCCGACGGCGTTACGCCGGCGGGGGAAGCCTATTCCTACACCGCCAACGATGCCGGCGCAGGCGATCTCGACGGCGACGGGCAGTACGAGATCGTGCTCAAGTGGGATCCCACCAACAGCCACGACAATGCCCACACCGGCTATACCGGCGACGTCTTCCTAGACGCGTACAAGCTTGACGGCACAAGGCTCTGGCGCATCGACCTGGGGCGCAACATCCGCGCGGGCGCCCACTATACGCAGTTCCTCGTCTTCGATTTCGACGGCGACGGCCGCGCCGAAGTCGCAATGAAAACCGCCGATGGCACACTCGACGGCGCCGGCAAAGTGATCGGCGATCCCGCGGCGGACTGGCGCAGCAGCGGCGGTGAAGTGCCGCAGCAGGACCGCACCGGCGCCAAGGTCCTCGCCGACGGCACCAAGGTCGCCCCGATGCAGGGACGCATCGTCAAGGGGCCGGAGTACCTCACCGTCTTCGAGGGCCTGACCGGCAAGGCGCTCGCCACCGCACCGTATGATCCGCCGCGCTATCCCGGCGGCAATCCCACACCCGAACAACTCGCCGCCGCATGGGGGGACGGCTACGCCAATCGCTCCGACCGCTATCTCGCCGGGGTCGCCTACCTCGACGGGCGCTTGCCCAGCATGGTCTTCGGACGCGGCTACTACGCCCGCACCGCCGTCGCCGCGTGGGACTGGCGCGGCGGCAAGCTGACCCGCCGGTGGCTGTTCGACAGTTCCAGCCCCGGCAACGCCGACTATGCCGGTCGCGGCAACCACCAGCTATCGGTCGCCGATGTCGACGGCGATGGCCGTGACGAGGTGATCTACGGCTCGATGGCGCTCGACGACGACGGCAAGGGCCTGTGGACCCGGCCGCTGTTCCACGGCGACACCATGCATGTGGGTGACCTTGACCCCGCCCGCCCCGGCCTCGAAAAGTTCGGCGTCTTCGAGGATATCCGCCGCAACGGCGGAATCGGTTCGGCGCTGCTCGATGCGCGCAGCGGCGACGTGCTGTGGACCACCCCCGCCCGCGAAGACACCGGGCGCGGCCTCTCCGCCGATATCGATCCGCGCCATTACGGCGAGGAGTTCTGGGCCTCCAATTCCGACCGCCTGCTGGACACCCGGGGCCAGCCGATCGGCCCGCGTCCGCGCCAGACCAACTTCGCGATCTGGTGGGACGGCGACCTGCTGCGCGAATTGCTGGACGGTACGACGATCTCCAAGTGGGACTGGGAGCGCGGCGTCGCGACGCCGCTGCTGGCCCCGGAAGGACTCGCCGCGAACAACGGCACCAAGGCGACACCCGCGCTCCAGGCCGACCTTATCGGCGACTGGCGCGAGGAAGTGATCTGGCGCCGCGCCGACAACCGGGAACTGCGCATCTACACCACGCCCTACCCGACCGCGCATCGTTTCGTCACGCTGATGCAGGACCCGGTCTACCGGGCGGGCGTGGCCTGGCAGAACACCGCCTACAACCAGCCGCCGCACACCGGCTTCTACCTCGGCGCGCCGCCGCCCGGCGGCAAGTGAGCCTGACCGCCGCAGCAATGGCTACGCCCGGATCATCGGGCTGGCGCCGCTCTCACAGCGCCCTTTCGGACATTTTCCGAACAGACGCTCAGCGGGGAAACAACGGGCCGGTGCTTCCCCGCAGCACCAGTTCATGCGCGAGCCTGAACTGGAAGTCCGCCCCGGCCGCCCTTCCCTCGCGGCGGAAACGGGGGTCGGCCAGGATGTCCACCGCCGCCTTGGCCATCTCCGCCTTGGGTTGCCGCACGGTCGTGATCTGCGGCCAGGCGGTGCGCGACGAGGGGGCATCGTCGAACCCGCAGACCGAGAGGCGCTCGGGCACCGGAATCCCGCATTTCATCGCCGCAATCAGGACTCCAAGCGCCATGTCGTCGTTCGAGGCAAAGATCGCGCTCGGCGGCTCGGGCAGGGTCACCAGGCTTTCGCCAAGCTCCATCCCCGCGCGCGAGGTGAAATCGCCGCGCACGACCAGCCGCTCGTCGACCGCGCCCCCCGCTCCGGCCCCCGCCCCGACCCCCGCCCCGGCCATCGCCGCCCGGAACCCCTCCTCGCGCCGGACCGAGGCACTGTGCGTCACCGGCCCCTGGATAAACGCGATGGCGCGGTGCCCCAGGCCCAGCAGGTGCTCCGTCATCTCCCGCGCCGCGAGGCGGTCGTCCATGCGCACCGTTCCCACCCCGGGCGGCGCCGCGCTCGGCGCCACCAGCACGGTCGGCACGGCTGCCTCGGCAAAGATCGCCATCAATTCGGGATCGTCGCAGATCGGCGGCGCCACGATCGCGCCGTCCAGCCGCAGCGCCGCGATGCCGGCCCGCACTTCGTCGGCCCATCCCCGGACCGACAGGTCGACCGGTTCCACCACCAGGTGATAGCTGCGCGAACGGCAGCCGATCAGCGCCCCGTGCTGGATGTCCGCCGCATACCCCGACACCGGATCGTCGATGAACAGCCCGAGCAGATAGGACCGCGAACTCGACAGGCTGCGGGCAAAGGCGTTGGGGCGATAGTCCAGCTCGGCAACCACCCGCTGCACCGCCTCGCGCAGTTCCGCGCGCACGTGCGCCTCGCCATTGATGACACGCGACACCGTCTTGGGCGAGACACCGGCGCGGGCCGCGACATCCTTGATCGTGACAACACTCATGCCGACATCTTTCCTGGCCGCAGACACATCGCCGCAAACAGCGCGACCCCGGCATAGCAGAGCGCGGGCAGCAGCAAGGCCGGCAGGAGGCCGATGGCATCCGCCGCCGCCCCGGTCAACAACGGCACGATCGCGCCGCCCACCACGGCCATGCACAGCCACATCGACGCGAGCGGCGCGTCGGCCGCATCGGCGGGCATCGCCAGGGCGTAGATCGTGGGATACATGATCGCGTTGCACAGGCCGATGGCGATGAGCGCCGCAGCCCCCGCCGCGCCGGGAAGTCCAGCCGCCGCCGCTGCCAGAACGCCCGCCGCCACCGCCGCAACGAGCAGCAGCCGCGCCTCGGCGATCCGTGTCATCAGCCAGGCTCCGGCAAAACGCCCGGCCATGGCCCCCGCCCAGTAGAAGCTGACCAGCCGCCCGGCGCTCACCGGCGACAGGCCCAGTCGTTCGGGCAGCATCAGCACGTTAGTCATCAGTGTGCCGACCGTCACTTCCGCGCCGACGTAG
It contains:
- a CDS encoding error-prone DNA polymerase, which codes for MRGTASAQGGLPFAELLAASNYSFLRGASHPGEMLVRAWKLGMAGIGIADRNTVAGVVRAHVAWREIGDAASGFRLVVGARLVFSPDPDDGHTPPDIVAYPMTRHGWGRLTRLLTLGNRRASKGECTLHLHDLLDHAQDLALIVTHPDRVTLRALRDACPGRVWLAATMPRAGADARRLAELRAISAALKVPLIATNDALYADADARPLQDILTCIREAATINTAGRRLAANAERHLKPPAEMARLFRACPEAIAATADLLSRISFTLDDLRYEYPHEPVPEGWEPQGWLEQLAQEGGRALFPGGLPESYRTVLAEEFRLIRQRGYACYFLTVHDIVRHARSLDPPILCQGRGSAANSLVCFFLGITSVDPVREKLLFSRFLSEERDEPPDIDVDFEHERREEIMQYVYARYGRERAGIAATVIHYRPRSTLREVGKALGLSEDVTARLSSTIWGNWGDDVPESRVAEAGFDIGNPQIARLKTLVDRLLGFPRHLSQHVGGFVLTEGRLDELVPIHNAAMPDRTFIEWDKDDIDALGLMKVDVLALGMLTCIRKSFDLMRQHGLGDLALATVPLEDAQTYRMLQRADSIGTFQVESRAQMAMLPRMQPKELYDLVIQVAIVRPGPIQGGMVHPYLRRRNGEEKVIFPRPAPPHDPDELREVLGKTLGVPLFQEQAMKLAIVAAGFTPAQADGLRRAMATFRNRGTVDHYRDLLVGGMTRRGYTQDFAERCFEQIRGFGEYGFPESHAQAFAWLAYVSSWLKCHHPAVFAAALLNSQPMGFYAPAQLVRDARDHGVEVRSIDVNASEWDCTLERSEGQDGKLSLRLGFSRLDGFRPQWAEAIVAARQSCRFVSMEDLAARGDLPPAALRKLADADALGSLGLTRREALWDARRTPPAQLPLFAATQAPELGKEPDADLPAMTHAEEIVADYQTTRLSLKGHPMQFLREALDREGVTRCAEANRAKDGRKLRVAGVVLIRQRPGKGNAVFITIEDETAIVNALLWSREMEKQRRAVMAARLMVIEGEIQHSKEGVVHLMASRIVDRSAMLHALDDHTHAMAITASAGDEIHRPQAPRELRKHPRDVRILPKSRDFH
- a CDS encoding sensor histidine kinase translates to MDFETLLSRSPNPYIVVDRDLTIAWMNDAYLRATMRERTDLVGRYLFDAFPSEESSDSYKLLRSSLDRVLHTGSLDEIAHIRYDIARPDGVMEQRYWSATHTPQLGSDGDVEFILQHTVDVTELHGLRKLRDEAGLVGRAKAVQARYFDLAREAEWLKEVFDQAPGFIAILDGRDHRFIVANQAFREMFGIANPVGQRLSDVLPADAATPFAGQIDEVLRTRLPYIGENIPFDLHADPQAADAQRRVDVICQPILAPDGTSSGVFVQGHDVSLQARARERQRELIEELNHRVKNNLAVIQGIARQTFRSLPGAGKASTAFVGRLHAMAAAHEILASQDWEPVALGQLAEKVIARSSARDEISRIALDGPDVFIPAQMTGSLALILNELATNAVLHGALGREGQVTLTWSPDTAGGASRLLFEWLETGCRPTDTPVGPAGVGTMLLRNLLPSGAEPPELDFRPDGFRYRAAFLIG
- a CDS encoding rhamnogalacturonan lyase, whose amino-acid sequence is MAAPIRTFAPLLGLVAIQPILPQAASAQPALARVADERSPAERLDRGAVAVPAQTSGILVDWRLLASDPKDARFRVLRDGKPVHVTRPGAATAFVDVKGTPQSTYAVERIGDRAGPQPAMSWTSGYLSIPLVPPADGVTPAGEAYSYTANDAGAGDLDGDGQYEIVLKWDPTNSHDNAHTGYTGDVFLDAYKLDGTRLWRIDLGRNIRAGAHYTQFLVFDFDGDGRAEVAMKTADGTLDGAGKVIGDPAADWRSSGGEVPQQDRTGAKVLADGTKVAPMQGRIVKGPEYLTVFEGLTGKALATAPYDPPRYPGGNPTPEQLAAAWGDGYANRSDRYLAGVAYLDGRLPSMVFGRGYYARTAVAAWDWRGGKLTRRWLFDSSSPGNADYAGRGNHQLSVADVDGDGRDEVIYGSMALDDDGKGLWTRPLFHGDTMHVGDLDPARPGLEKFGVFEDIRRNGGIGSALLDARSGDVLWTTPAREDTGRGLSADIDPRHYGEEFWASNSDRLLDTRGQPIGPRPRQTNFAIWWDGDLLRELLDGTTISKWDWERGVATPLLAPEGLAANNGTKATPALQADLIGDWREEVIWRRADNRELRIYTTPYPTAHRFVTLMQDPVYRAGVAWQNTAYNQPPHTGFYLGAPPPGGK
- a CDS encoding LacI family DNA-binding transcriptional regulator gives rise to the protein MSVVTIKDVAARAGVSPKTVSRVINGEAHVRAELREAVQRVVAELDYRPNAFARSLSSSRSYLLGLFIDDPVSGYAADIQHGALIGCRSRSYHLVVEPVDLSVRGWADEVRAGIAALRLDGAIVAPPICDDPELMAIFAEAAVPTVLVAPSAAPPGVGTVRMDDRLAAREMTEHLLGLGHRAIAFIQGPVTHSASVRREEGFRAAMAGAGVGAGAGAGGAVDERLVVRGDFTSRAGMELGESLVTLPEPPSAIFASNDDMALGVLIAAMKCGIPVPERLSVCGFDDAPSSRTAWPQITTVRQPKAEMAKAAVDILADPRFRREGRAAGADFQFRLAHELVLRGSTGPLFPR